A single window of Jiangella alkaliphila DNA harbors:
- a CDS encoding DinB family protein → MPTKRRRDQPPPRTGSSEKDVLTGFLDYLRESVLAKVAGVPEPDVRTPGVASGTNLLGLVKHLTHVERFVLLGQDVPSWPATFHAGPDETTDGVVHGYREAIAATDEVIAACDDLERPAHAGRRGRPAPSMRWALVHLIEETGRHAGHLDILRELIDGRTGR, encoded by the coding sequence ATGCCGACGAAGCGCCGCCGCGACCAGCCCCCACCCCGCACCGGCTCGAGCGAGAAGGACGTCCTCACCGGGTTCCTCGACTACCTGCGCGAGAGCGTCCTCGCGAAGGTGGCCGGCGTGCCCGAACCGGACGTGCGCACGCCCGGCGTCGCGTCCGGCACGAACCTGCTCGGGCTGGTCAAGCACCTGACCCACGTCGAGCGCTTCGTCCTCCTCGGGCAGGACGTGCCCAGCTGGCCGGCCACCTTCCACGCCGGCCCGGACGAGACCACGGACGGCGTCGTGCATGGCTACCGCGAGGCCATCGCCGCCACCGACGAGGTCATCGCCGCCTGCGACGACCTCGAGCGGCCTGCGCACGCGGGCCGCCGCGGCAGGCCGGCGCCGTCGATGCGGTGGGCGCTCGTCCACCTGATCGAGGAGACCGGCCGGCACGCCGGGCACCTGGACATCCTGCGCGAGCTGATCGACGGCCGAACCGGCCGGTAA
- a CDS encoding multicopper oxidase domain-containing protein has translation MADNPVRRGWLGHLTRRSVLAGAVASAAFPAVAATTSAATASPRSAAVPGMRTAQATGTTRRVTIYAEALPGGLFGYGLAPGEATIPGPLLEIVEGDTLEIELVNTTNQRLSIHPHGVDYDVFSDGAPFNDSFNEPGETRTYVWRSRERSTGGGRVWLPGTAGYWHYHDHALGGDHGTQGLQKGLYGGLIVRRKGDLLPDKTFVVVFNDMTINNKMAPEAPMFDSNLGERVEWLCIGHGSMEHTFHLHAHRWADTRTGYLDGPNDLTQAVDNKDLNPGSSFGFQVIAGEGVGAGAWMYHCHVQFHSDGGMAGIFLVRNEDGSIPDHAQEAIDRYHAHHGGLGDHSGHAG, from the coding sequence ATGGCTGACAACCCCGTCCGACGCGGCTGGCTAGGGCACCTCACCCGCCGGTCGGTGCTGGCCGGCGCGGTCGCGAGTGCGGCCTTCCCCGCCGTCGCCGCGACCACGAGCGCGGCGACCGCGAGCCCCAGATCCGCCGCCGTGCCAGGGATGCGGACGGCGCAGGCGACCGGCACCACCCGCCGCGTGACGATCTACGCCGAGGCGCTGCCCGGCGGCCTGTTCGGCTACGGCCTGGCGCCCGGCGAGGCGACCATCCCCGGCCCGCTGCTGGAGATCGTCGAGGGCGACACGCTGGAGATCGAGCTGGTCAACACGACGAACCAGCGGCTGTCGATCCACCCGCACGGTGTCGACTACGACGTCTTCTCCGACGGCGCGCCGTTCAACGACTCCTTCAACGAGCCCGGCGAGACCCGCACCTACGTGTGGCGTTCCCGCGAGCGGTCGACGGGCGGCGGCCGTGTGTGGCTGCCGGGGACCGCGGGCTACTGGCACTACCACGACCACGCGCTGGGCGGCGACCACGGCACCCAGGGCCTCCAGAAGGGCCTCTACGGCGGTCTCATCGTCCGCCGCAAGGGCGACCTGCTGCCGGACAAGACGTTCGTCGTCGTGTTCAACGACATGACGATCAACAACAAGATGGCGCCCGAGGCGCCGATGTTCGACTCGAACCTGGGCGAGCGGGTCGAGTGGCTGTGCATCGGCCACGGGAGCATGGAGCACACCTTCCACCTGCACGCGCACCGGTGGGCCGACACCCGCACCGGCTACCTCGACGGGCCCAACGACCTCACCCAGGCCGTCGACAACAAGGACCTCAACCCGGGCAGCTCGTTCGGGTTCCAGGTGATCGCCGGCGAGGGCGTCGGCGCGGGCGCGTGGATGTACCACTGCCACGTGCAGTTCCACTCCGATGGCGGCATGGCCGGCATCTTCCTGGTCCGCAACGAGGACGGCAGCATCCCCGACCACGCACAGGAGGCGATCGACCGCTACCACGCACACCACGGAGGACTTGGCGACCATTCGGGCCACGCGGGCTGA
- a CDS encoding ThuA domain-containing protein, with protein sequence MRRTSLVRPEGVPPARSARWRRTVVLASTAVLALSVSALPAQGQPEPPEPSASASSAPAAKSPDAADSASPAARQALTASKANNADGAVNVLVFHGAAAEQDDPVAAAVAAIQELGAASSIGVDVSTDPASFTAANLAAYRGVVFLSAIGTELSPSQEDALEAYIEDGGGFLGIGDASRAQERSQWFTGLIGTRPVGALPDSLDVASVSATANNPPNEDAPKLVDGNGNTKWLGFVRTAQITVRLTAPAVVNQYALSSANDEAGRDPVDWTLQGSTNGTTWVDIDRRTNEDFPERFQTKAYTITNTTAYEYYRLDITRNAGDGITQLAELQFFAGEIVEPPPVPAQEATVSIVDRQHPANDGLPLTLTRTDRWTNWAPNPVGTVHTVAQVQEHTYAPGDGANGAFHPISWCRDYDGGRSFYTGMGGTAGSYDEAEFLSHLTGALQWTTGLVRGDCQATIGANYDVERLSAVNQPGQLDQNGEPHGLDVAADGTVFYIGKASCPTGPIVDWANPNVGLGCGTIHQWDPDSGDVKLLTTLDVFGNRGAGGELTKAEDGLVGIALDPSFADNGWIYVYWMPHDSIDRERRTGERTVSRLTYDFENESIDQDTRVDLLSWEIQIHSCCHAGGGMDFDSEGNLYIGVGDSNSSGGSSGYSGNNWTQEFAGISFQDARRTSGNTNDLNGKILRIHPEPDGTYTIPDDNLFTGQEEGGGKTRPEIYVMGVRNISTLYVDPVTDYLHAAWVGPDAGNPSAELGPAKYETATIITSAGNQGWPYCMGNRQPYRDRSNTDASVLTGWYDCKGNLLNTSPRNTGLVDIPDARDNMIWYSPGGGGPVFPDRGDGIPTYTNATATYTWPYMRSGGCQAIMTGPTYRAALTDPDSDIAWPDYWEGKWIIGDNCGSSSRVAVTVDPEGIESQSPPLFAENLTPIIPHGGANDQLQGWMMTSRFGPDGALYMSDYSTGFFSLTPNQKLIRVVYNGGPATPVAAGSATAVQNKPLTIAFTSGGSGGLSYAWDFGDGATSDEANPRHTYASVGTYTATLTVTYADGETMTTEVEVTVGCAVPDDRGTVFLRDTDTGVTNDVVGEGCTINDLIDDESSWPNHGQFVRHVTDTANGLSADGVITAREKSTLTRLAAQSDIGTSGDTGWDAIFDGTAESLEGWAMAPSGFFELQSDGTIISRGGLGMLWYAEREFADYSVRLQFRDVSAGTTRANSGVFIRFPNPNQPLAERPECGRTGAAVNSPAWVAIYCGQEIQIYDGTTGEPQKTGSVYNFDPIALPGSGATPKGEWNDYEIVVEGQHYTIIRNGVVINEFDNVPGIQSSRAGDPPTDLRQFLSGYIGLQNHGNNDLIEFRNIRVREL encoded by the coding sequence ATGAGACGCACCAGCCTCGTCCGTCCGGAAGGAGTACCGCCGGCGCGATCCGCACGGTGGCGCCGGACGGTCGTCCTGGCGAGTACGGCGGTCCTGGCGCTCAGTGTGAGCGCGCTGCCCGCGCAGGGGCAGCCCGAGCCGCCCGAGCCGTCGGCCAGCGCCTCCAGCGCGCCGGCCGCGAAGTCCCCCGACGCCGCCGACAGCGCGAGCCCGGCCGCACGCCAGGCACTGACGGCCTCGAAGGCGAACAACGCCGACGGCGCCGTCAACGTGCTGGTCTTCCACGGCGCGGCCGCTGAGCAGGACGACCCGGTCGCGGCGGCCGTCGCGGCCATCCAGGAACTGGGCGCCGCCAGCAGCATCGGCGTCGACGTGTCGACCGACCCGGCCAGCTTCACCGCTGCGAACCTGGCCGCGTACCGGGGCGTCGTCTTCCTGTCCGCGATCGGCACCGAGCTCTCGCCGTCGCAGGAGGACGCGCTCGAGGCCTACATCGAGGACGGCGGCGGCTTCCTCGGCATCGGTGACGCCTCGCGGGCGCAGGAGCGCTCGCAGTGGTTCACCGGCCTGATCGGCACCCGGCCGGTCGGCGCGCTGCCGGACTCACTGGACGTCGCCTCCGTCAGCGCCACCGCGAACAACCCGCCGAACGAGGACGCGCCGAAGCTGGTCGACGGCAACGGCAACACCAAGTGGCTCGGGTTCGTGCGGACCGCGCAGATCACCGTCCGGCTGACCGCGCCGGCCGTCGTGAACCAGTATGCGCTGTCGTCGGCGAACGACGAGGCGGGCCGGGACCCGGTGGACTGGACCCTGCAGGGCTCGACCAACGGGACGACCTGGGTCGACATCGATCGGCGGACCAACGAGGACTTCCCGGAGCGGTTCCAGACCAAGGCCTACACGATCACCAACACGACGGCCTACGAGTACTACCGCCTGGACATCACCCGCAACGCCGGCGACGGGATCACCCAGCTGGCCGAGCTGCAGTTCTTCGCCGGCGAGATCGTCGAGCCGCCGCCGGTGCCGGCACAGGAGGCGACGGTCAGCATCGTCGACCGCCAGCACCCCGCCAACGACGGCCTGCCGCTCACGCTCACGCGCACGGACCGCTGGACCAACTGGGCCCCGAACCCGGTCGGCACGGTGCACACCGTCGCGCAGGTGCAGGAGCACACCTACGCACCGGGCGACGGCGCGAACGGCGCCTTCCACCCGATCTCGTGGTGTCGTGACTACGACGGCGGCCGCTCGTTCTACACCGGCATGGGCGGCACGGCCGGGAGCTACGACGAGGCCGAGTTCCTCAGCCACCTCACCGGCGCGCTGCAGTGGACCACCGGTCTCGTGCGCGGTGACTGCCAGGCCACCATCGGCGCCAACTACGACGTCGAGCGCCTGTCGGCGGTCAACCAGCCGGGCCAGCTGGACCAGAACGGCGAGCCGCACGGCCTCGACGTCGCGGCCGACGGCACCGTCTTCTACATCGGCAAGGCGTCCTGCCCCACCGGCCCGATCGTGGACTGGGCCAACCCGAACGTCGGCCTCGGCTGCGGCACGATCCACCAGTGGGACCCGGACAGCGGCGACGTCAAGCTGCTGACCACGCTCGACGTGTTCGGCAACCGCGGCGCCGGCGGTGAGCTGACCAAGGCCGAGGACGGCCTGGTCGGCATCGCGCTGGACCCGTCCTTCGCCGACAACGGCTGGATCTACGTCTACTGGATGCCGCACGACTCGATCGACCGCGAGCGCCGGACCGGCGAGCGGACGGTGTCGCGGCTGACGTACGACTTCGAGAACGAGTCGATCGACCAGGACACCCGGGTCGACCTGCTCTCCTGGGAGATCCAGATCCACAGCTGCTGCCACGCCGGCGGTGGCATGGACTTCGACTCCGAGGGCAACCTGTACATCGGCGTCGGCGACAGCAACTCCTCCGGCGGCTCGAGCGGCTACTCGGGCAACAACTGGACCCAGGAGTTCGCCGGCATCTCGTTCCAGGACGCCCGTCGCACGTCGGGCAACACGAACGACCTGAACGGCAAGATCCTGCGGATCCACCCGGAGCCCGACGGCACGTACACCATCCCCGACGACAACCTGTTCACCGGCCAGGAGGAGGGCGGCGGCAAGACCCGTCCGGAGATCTACGTCATGGGCGTGCGCAACATCTCGACCCTCTACGTGGACCCCGTGACGGACTACTTGCACGCCGCGTGGGTCGGCCCGGACGCCGGCAACCCGAGCGCTGAGCTCGGCCCGGCGAAGTACGAGACGGCGACGATCATCACGTCGGCGGGCAACCAGGGCTGGCCGTACTGCATGGGCAACCGGCAACCGTACCGCGACCGCAGCAACACCGACGCGTCGGTGCTGACCGGCTGGTACGACTGCAAGGGCAACCTGCTGAACACCTCGCCGCGCAACACCGGCCTGGTGGACATCCCGGACGCCCGCGACAACATGATCTGGTACTCGCCCGGCGGCGGCGGGCCGGTCTTCCCGGACCGCGGCGACGGCATCCCGACGTACACCAACGCGACCGCCACGTACACGTGGCCGTACATGCGCAGCGGCGGCTGCCAGGCCATCATGACCGGCCCGACCTACCGCGCGGCGCTGACCGACCCGGACAGCGACATCGCCTGGCCGGACTACTGGGAGGGCAAGTGGATCATCGGTGACAACTGCGGCTCGAGCAGCCGTGTCGCCGTGACCGTCGACCCGGAGGGCATCGAGAGCCAGAGCCCGCCGCTGTTCGCGGAGAACCTCACGCCGATCATCCCGCATGGTGGCGCCAACGACCAGCTGCAGGGCTGGATGATGACGTCGCGGTTCGGCCCGGACGGCGCGCTCTACATGTCCGACTACAGCACCGGGTTCTTCAGCCTCACGCCCAACCAGAAGCTGATCCGCGTCGTCTACAACGGCGGCCCGGCCACCCCGGTGGCGGCGGGTTCGGCCACAGCCGTGCAGAACAAGCCGCTGACCATCGCCTTCACCAGCGGCGGTTCCGGCGGCCTGTCCTACGCGTGGGACTTCGGCGACGGCGCGACGTCGGACGAGGCCAACCCGCGGCACACCTACGCCTCGGTGGGCACCTACACCGCGACGCTCACGGTGACGTACGCGGACGGCGAGACCATGACCACCGAGGTCGAGGTCACCGTCGGGTGTGCCGTGCCGGACGACCGCGGGACGGTCTTCCTGCGCGACACCGACACCGGCGTGACGAACGACGTCGTCGGCGAGGGCTGCACGATCAACGACCTCATCGACGACGAGAGCAGCTGGCCGAACCACGGCCAGTTCGTCCGGCACGTCACCGACACCGCCAACGGTCTGTCGGCCGACGGCGTCATCACGGCGCGCGAGAAGTCGACGCTGACGCGGCTCGCCGCGCAGTCCGACATCGGCACGTCGGGCGACACCGGCTGGGACGCCATCTTCGACGGGACCGCCGAGTCCCTCGAGGGCTGGGCCATGGCGCCGAGCGGCTTCTTCGAGCTGCAGAGCGACGGGACGATCATCAGCCGCGGCGGGCTGGGCATGCTCTGGTACGCCGAACGCGAGTTCGCCGACTACTCGGTGCGGCTGCAGTTCCGCGACGTCTCGGCCGGCACCACGCGGGCCAACAGCGGTGTGTTCATCAGGTTCCCGAACCCGAACCAGCCGCTGGCGGAACGGCCGGAGTGCGGCCGGACCGGCGCCGCGGTGAACTCGCCGGCCTGGGTCGCGATCTACTGCGGCCAGGAGATCCAGATCTACGACGGCACCACCGGCGAGCCGCAGAAGACCGGGTCGGTCTACAACTTCGACCCGATCGCGCTGCCCGGCTCGGGCGCCACTCCGAAGGGCGAGTGGAACGACTACGAGATCGTGGTCGAGGGCCAGCACTACACGATCATCCGCAACGGCGTGGTGATCAACGAGTTCGACAACGTGCCCGGCATCCAGTCGTCTCGCGCGGGTGACCCGCCGACCGACCTGCGGCAGTTCCTCAGCGGATACATCGGGTTGCAGAACCACGGCAACAACGACCTGATCGAGTTCCGCAACATCCGAGTCCGGGAGCTGTAG
- a CDS encoding nucleotidyltransferase domain-containing protein, giving the protein MEAIQRPNVEYGDPGIALPNEILRSVVGSGVHGIAIAGTDDHDELGVYIEPPERVVGLLPRQPHYIWRTQPEGVRSGHGDTDLVLYSLRKYLKLALKGNPTVLLPLYAPEADLVVRTPLGEELRALAGAFLSRQSVERFLGYMTAQHERMLGGGRRGRVPNRPELVERYGWDVKYGSHALRLAYQGREIALDGRLSLPLRPDEQARVLAVKRGEACRDEVSAEITAVEAEVRTALDDGRSPLPPEADRDRISSWAVDAQRRHWGWAA; this is encoded by the coding sequence ATGGAGGCGATCCAGCGACCCAACGTCGAGTACGGCGACCCCGGCATCGCGCTGCCCAACGAGATCCTGCGCTCGGTGGTCGGCTCCGGCGTGCACGGCATCGCGATCGCCGGCACCGACGACCACGACGAGCTGGGCGTCTACATCGAGCCGCCCGAGCGCGTCGTCGGCCTGCTCCCCCGTCAGCCGCATTACATCTGGCGCACCCAGCCCGAAGGCGTGCGGTCCGGCCACGGCGACACCGACCTCGTCCTCTACTCGCTGCGCAAGTACCTCAAGCTCGCGTTGAAGGGGAACCCGACGGTGCTGCTGCCGCTGTACGCGCCCGAGGCGGACCTGGTGGTACGCACCCCGCTCGGCGAGGAGTTGCGGGCCCTGGCCGGCGCTTTCCTGTCGCGACAGTCGGTCGAGCGGTTCCTCGGCTACATGACGGCCCAGCACGAGCGCATGCTCGGCGGCGGCCGCCGGGGCCGGGTGCCGAACCGCCCCGAGCTGGTCGAGCGGTACGGCTGGGACGTCAAGTACGGCAGCCACGCGCTGCGGCTGGCCTACCAGGGCCGCGAGATCGCGCTGGACGGACGGCTCAGCCTGCCGCTGCGCCCGGACGAGCAGGCTCGGGTGCTCGCGGTCAAGCGCGGCGAGGCCTGCCGCGACGAGGTGTCGGCCGAGATCACCGCGGTCGAGGCGGAGGTGCGGACGGCGCTCGACGACGGCCGCTCGCCGCTGCCGCCCGAGGCCGACCGCGACCGCATCTCCTCCTGGGCCGTCGACGCCCAGCGCCGCCACTGGGGCTGGGCCGCCTGA
- a CDS encoding carboxymuconolactone decarboxylase family protein, with product MTRMDIAALAPAAYRALTALDSRAHEGDLPAGLLDLVKLRVSQVNGCAYCVDSHSHDLVKGGETPARVYAVAAWDEGPFFSPAERAAFALAESMTRLSEGAPRVPDEVWEQARAHYDDAQLAQLIMVITTINAWNRVSVAVRMVPESFA from the coding sequence ATGACACGCATGGACATCGCCGCCCTCGCCCCCGCGGCGTACAGGGCACTGACCGCACTGGACAGCCGCGCCCACGAGGGCGACCTCCCCGCCGGCCTGCTCGACCTGGTGAAACTGCGGGTCAGCCAGGTCAACGGCTGCGCCTACTGCGTCGACTCGCACAGCCACGACCTCGTCAAGGGCGGCGAGACCCCGGCCCGCGTCTACGCCGTCGCCGCCTGGGACGAGGGCCCGTTCTTCAGCCCGGCCGAGCGGGCGGCGTTCGCGCTGGCGGAGTCGATGACGCGGCTCAGCGAGGGCGCGCCGCGGGTGCCGGACGAGGTCTGGGAACAGGCCCGCGCCCACTACGACGACGCGCAACTGGCCCAGCTGATCATGGTGATCACGACGATCAACGCCTGGAACCGGGTCAGCGTGGCCGTCCGCATGGTCCCGGAGTCCTTCGCCTGA
- a CDS encoding XRE family transcriptional regulator produces the protein MGDEDDAVLRAVGARLRRLRRRAGLTLAELSERTGITPSTLSRLETGRVQPTLGQLLPLSRAYGVPIGELVDAPRVGDPRVHLHPVRRFGLTFVPLTRLAGGVQAYKVVYPPAATLPPPELRTHDGHEWFYVLTGAVQLVLGGEQHVIGTGEAAEFDTRTPHWIGNPADDRPAEVIAIFGSQGERVHLHET, from the coding sequence ATGGGTGACGAGGACGACGCTGTGCTCCGCGCCGTGGGCGCGCGGCTGCGCCGGCTCAGGCGCCGGGCCGGTCTGACGCTGGCGGAGCTGTCGGAGCGGACCGGGATCACGCCGAGCACACTGTCGCGCCTGGAGACCGGCCGCGTGCAGCCGACGCTGGGCCAGCTGCTGCCGCTCTCGCGTGCGTACGGCGTGCCGATCGGCGAGCTGGTCGACGCCCCGCGCGTGGGCGATCCGCGCGTGCACCTGCACCCGGTGCGCCGCTTCGGCCTGACCTTCGTGCCGCTGACCAGGCTGGCAGGCGGCGTCCAGGCGTACAAAGTGGTCTACCCGCCGGCGGCGACGCTCCCGCCGCCGGAGTTGCGCACACACGACGGGCACGAGTGGTTCTACGTGCTGACGGGCGCCGTCCAGCTGGTCCTGGGCGGCGAGCAGCACGTCATCGGCACGGGCGAGGCGGCCGAGTTCGACACCCGGACGCCGCACTGGATCGGCAACCCGGCCGACGACCGGCCGGCGGAGGTCATCGCGATCTTCGGCTCCCAGGGCGAGCGTGTCCACCTGCACGAGACCTGA
- a CDS encoding OmpL47-type beta-barrel domain-containing protein — translation MAVGLVPAAAAFRAAPSPASQSQSQSPATAAAEQTLTWTGNNSVTAYASAPTTAVAGATTIIFENSVATGNTTGMPHTLTFETSDPQYNQDVDVNITANPFDPNGGRYEVDVTLTPGVYRYYCAFPGHGSMTGLLVVTDGPEDTTPPEVSAQVTGDQNEDGDYIGSATVAVTATDAGSGVDTIEYEVDDTGFLPYTAPVVVDEIGDHSVQYRATDNAGNTSEVGSVQFTVAEAEPDDTTPPDISAAVTGEQNEDGDYIGSATVTVTATDAGSGVASVEYSLNGAAFQPYTAPVVVSTFADHTVQYRATDNEGNVAPVESVTFTVVEPEPDDTTPPDISAAVTGDQNEDGDYIGSATVTITATDAGSGVASVEYSLNGAAFQPYTAPVVVSTFADHTVQYRATDNEGNVAPVEAVQFTVVEPEPDDTTPPDISAAVAGEQNEDGDYIASATVTITATDAGSGVASIAYALDGGAFQPYTTPVVVTALGDHTVQYRATDNEGNVAPVESVTFTVVAPEPDDTTPPDISAAVTGDQNEDGDYVGSATVTITATDAGSGVASVEYNLDGAGFTAYTTPLVVNTFADHTVQYRATDNEGNVAPVESVTFTVVEPEPDDTTAPEVSAAVAGDQNEDGEYVGSATVTITASDAQSGVASIAYALDGGSFQPYTTPVVVSTFADHVVQYRATDNAGNVSPVESVAFTVVAPEPDDTTPPDISAAVAGDQNGDGDYIGSATVTVTASDTQSGVASVEYNLDGAGFVAYTAPVVVSSFGDHTVQYRATDNAGNVAPVESVAFTVVEPEPDDTTPPTVAASVAGEQNPDGAYVDSATVTVTATDTQSGVASVVYSLDDGAFVAYTAPVVVGTVGEHTVRYRATDNVGNTSETGSVTFTVVERDGDACPDSDTRPTVVIGGLDSLVANVDSGDGCTVNDLIDDEGDWPNHGAFVRHVTAVANGLVADGVITSRERGMLTRTAAASDVGTTPPAEAAAAKAPAAAPAEPSIEEALQHHAGHH, via the coding sequence ATGGCGGTCGGCCTGGTGCCGGCAGCGGCGGCCTTCCGTGCGGCTCCGTCCCCGGCGTCTCAGTCCCAGTCTCAGTCTCCGGCGACGGCGGCAGCCGAGCAGACGCTCACCTGGACCGGCAACAACAGCGTGACGGCGTACGCCTCGGCACCCACCACGGCGGTCGCCGGGGCGACGACGATCATCTTCGAGAACAGCGTGGCCACCGGCAACACCACCGGCATGCCGCACACGCTGACCTTCGAGACCAGCGACCCGCAGTACAACCAAGACGTCGACGTCAACATCACGGCGAACCCGTTCGACCCGAACGGCGGCCGGTACGAGGTCGACGTCACCCTGACCCCCGGCGTGTACCGGTACTACTGCGCGTTCCCCGGCCACGGCTCGATGACCGGCCTGCTGGTCGTCACCGACGGCCCCGAGGACACCACCCCGCCGGAGGTGTCGGCGCAGGTCACCGGCGACCAGAACGAGGACGGCGACTACATCGGGTCGGCCACGGTCGCGGTGACGGCGACGGACGCCGGCTCGGGGGTCGACACCATCGAGTACGAGGTAGACGACACCGGCTTCCTGCCCTACACCGCCCCGGTCGTCGTCGACGAGATCGGCGACCACTCGGTGCAGTACCGGGCGACGGACAACGCCGGCAACACCTCCGAGGTGGGGTCGGTGCAGTTCACCGTCGCCGAGGCCGAACCGGACGACACCACGCCACCGGACATCTCGGCGGCGGTCACCGGCGAGCAGAACGAGGACGGCGACTACATCGGTTCCGCGACGGTCACGGTGACGGCGACGGACGCCGGGTCCGGCGTCGCCTCGGTCGAGTACAGCCTCAACGGCGCCGCCTTCCAGCCGTACACCGCGCCGGTCGTCGTCTCGACGTTCGCCGACCACACGGTGCAGTACCGGGCGACCGACAACGAGGGCAACGTCGCCCCCGTGGAGTCGGTGACCTTCACCGTCGTCGAACCCGAACCCGACGACACCACCCCGCCGGACATCTCGGCCGCCGTGACCGGCGACCAGAACGAGGACGGCGACTACATCGGGTCCGCCACGGTGACGATCACCGCGACCGACGCCGGGTCCGGCGTCGCCTCGGTCGAGTACAGCCTCAACGGCGCCGCCTTCCAGCCGTACACCGCGCCGGTCGTCGTCTCGACGTTCGCCGACCACACGGTGCAGTACCGGGCGACCGACAACGAGGGCAACGTCGCCCCGGTCGAGGCCGTGCAGTTCACCGTCGTCGAACCCGAACCCGACGACACCACCCCGCCGGACATCTCGGCCGCCGTCGCCGGTGAGCAGAACGAGGACGGCGACTACATCGCGTCGGCGACCGTGACGATCACGGCGACGGACGCCGGGTCGGGCGTCGCGTCGATCGCGTACGCCCTGGACGGCGGCGCGTTCCAGCCCTACACGACCCCGGTGGTCGTGACGGCGCTGGGCGACCACACCGTGCAGTACCGGGCGACCGACAACGAGGGCAACGTGGCGCCGGTCGAGTCGGTGACCTTCACCGTCGTGGCGCCGGAGCCGGACGACACCACCCCGCCGGACATCTCGGCGGCGGTCACCGGCGACCAGAACGAGGACGGCGACTACGTCGGGTCGGCCACGGTGACGATCACCGCGACCGACGCCGGGTCCGGCGTCGCCTCGGTCGAGTACAACCTCGACGGCGCGGGCTTCACCGCCTACACGACGCCGCTGGTGGTCAACACGTTCGCCGACCACACCGTGCAGTACCGGGCGACCGACAACGAGGGCAACGTCGCCCCGGTCGAGTCGGTGACCTTCACCGTCGTCGAACCCGAGCCCGACGACACCACCGCGCCGGAGGTGTCCGCCGCGGTGGCGGGCGACCAGAACGAGGACGGCGAGTACGTCGGGTCGGCGACCGTGACGATCACCGCGTCGGACGCGCAGTCCGGCGTCGCCTCGATCGCCTACGCGCTGGACGGCGGCTCGTTCCAGCCCTACACGACGCCGGTGGTCGTCTCGACCTTCGCCGACCACGTCGTCCAGTACCGGGCGACCGACAACGCCGGCAATGTCTCGCCGGTCGAGTCGGTGGCCTTCACCGTCGTGGCGCCGGAGCCTGACGACACCACCCCGCCGGACATCTCGGCGGCGGTCGCCGGTGACCAGAACGGCGACGGTGACTACATCGGGTCCGCGACGGTGACCGTCACCGCGTCGGACACCCAGTCCGGCGTCGCGTCGGTCGAGTACAACCTCGACGGCGCCGGGTTCGTGGCCTACACGGCGCCCGTCGTCGTCTCGTCGTTCGGCGACCACACCGTGCAGTACCGGGCTACGGACAACGCCGGCAACGTCGCGCCGGTCGAGTCCGTCGCGTTCACCGTCGTCGAGCCCGAGCCCGACGACACGACGCCGCCGACCGTGGCGGCCTCGGTAGCGGGCGAGCAGAACCCGGACGGCGCCTACGTCGACTCCGCGACCGTGACCGTCACCGCGACGGACACCCAGTCCGGCGTCGCGTCGGTCGTCTACTCGCTCGACGACGGCGCGTTCGTGGCCTACACGGCGCCCGTCGTCGTAGGCACGGTCGGCGAGCACACTGTCCGATACCGGGCGACGGACAACGTGGGCAACACGTCGGAGACCGGCTCGGTGACCTTCACCGTCGTCGAGCGCGACGGCGACGCCTGCCCCGACTCCGACACCCGCCCGACGGTGGTCATCGGCGGCCTCGACTCGCTCGTGGCCAACGTCGACAGCGGTGACGGCTGCACCGTCAACGACCTCATCGACGACGAGGGCGACTGGCCGAATCACGGCGCATTCGTCCGCCACGTCACCGCGGTCGCGAACGGTCTGGTCGCGGACGGCGTCATCACCAGCCGGGAGCGGGGCATGCTGACCCGCACGGCCGCCGCGTCCGACGTCGGCACGACCCCGCCGGCCGAGGCCGCCGCGGCCAAGGCTCCCGCGGCCGCCCCGGCCGAGCCGTCGATCGAGGAGGCGCTCCAGCACCACGCCGGACACCACTGA